From Solwaraspora sp. WMMD1047, the proteins below share one genomic window:
- a CDS encoding rhodanese-like domain-containing protein, with protein sequence MSGPNQRRAIDAAELHTLIAEDRSPRLLDVRTRAEFETAHIPGSYHVPLDLLREHRAELRAHLDEEVLLICRSGNRAEQAGQALAAAGLPNVRVLTGGMLAWERTGAAVNRGRVRWELERQVRLVAGSIVLASVLTSTVVPGLEWVAAGIGAGLVGAAVTNSCLLGNLLARLPYNRGPDRDLTEVLAQLRAEPGPAARP encoded by the coding sequence ATGAGCGGCCCGAACCAGCGACGGGCCATCGACGCCGCCGAGCTGCACACGCTGATCGCCGAGGACCGGTCACCTCGGTTGTTGGATGTCCGGACCCGGGCGGAATTCGAGACGGCCCACATTCCCGGCTCGTACCACGTTCCACTTGACCTGCTCCGGGAGCACCGCGCCGAGCTGCGGGCGCACCTCGACGAGGAGGTCCTCCTGATCTGCCGATCCGGCAACCGGGCCGAGCAGGCCGGACAGGCGTTGGCGGCGGCCGGTCTGCCGAACGTGAGGGTGCTGACCGGCGGGATGCTCGCCTGGGAACGGACCGGCGCAGCGGTGAACCGCGGCCGGGTCCGCTGGGAGCTGGAGCGTCAGGTGCGGCTGGTAGCCGGGTCGATCGTGCTGGCCAGCGTGCTCACCTCGACGGTGGTGCCCGGGCTGGAATGGGTGGCCGCCGGCATCGGCGCCGGGCTGGTGGGGGCCGCGGTCACCAACAGTTGTCTGCTCGGCAACCTGCTCGCCCGGTTGCCGTACAACCGGGGCCCGGACCGCGATCTGACCGAGGTGCTGGCCCAACTGCGGGCCGAACCGGGACCGGCGGCACGACCGTGA
- a CDS encoding MBL fold metallo-hydrolase gives MTIEVSVISTSSLGDRSYLATDGDVAVVVDPQRDIDRVLALAGRLAVRISHVVETHLHNDYLTGGLELARITGAEYLVAAADQVAFERRPVGDGDLVAISDRMRLRAIGTPGHTFHHLSYVLEENEPAEGEPAEGEPAEGGPAEGGPAGGWAPVGVFTGGSLLFGTTGRTDLLGAQHAHQLAQHQHASARRLADLLPDGTRIWPTHGFGSFCSATQADATDSTIGREREVNPVLRLSADRFVEETLAGLDAYPAYYAHMGPANAVGPAPVDLTPANRADAAELRRRITAGQWLVDLRNRRAYAESHLAGTVSLGLDGPMSTWLGWLAEWGAPVTLLAETPEHIAEAQRELVRIGIDRPAAAAEGQPDDWAVESTDLRELPVADFAALAAARSDTDRPTHETGPPPPDVLLDVRLGNEWRAGHLAGAVHIPLPELPGRLAELPDGVVWVHCGSGYRAAIASSLLANAGRRVVLIDDQFDKAAPAGIPLAADAPAEGGTA, from the coding sequence ATGACAATCGAGGTATCGGTGATTTCGACCTCCTCGCTGGGTGATCGCAGTTATCTGGCCACCGACGGTGACGTGGCGGTGGTGGTGGACCCACAGCGGGACATCGACCGGGTGCTGGCCCTGGCCGGCCGGTTGGCGGTGCGGATCAGCCACGTCGTCGAGACGCATCTGCACAACGACTACCTGACCGGCGGCCTCGAACTGGCCCGGATCACCGGGGCCGAATACCTGGTCGCCGCCGCGGACCAGGTCGCCTTCGAACGCCGGCCGGTCGGCGACGGCGACCTGGTGGCGATCTCGGACCGGATGCGGCTGCGCGCGATCGGCACCCCCGGACACACGTTCCACCACCTGTCATACGTGCTGGAGGAGAACGAGCCGGCGGAGGGCGAGCCGGCGGAGGGCGAGCCAGCGGAGGGCGGGCCAGCGGAGGGCGGGCCAGCCGGCGGCTGGGCGCCGGTCGGTGTCTTCACCGGCGGGTCCCTGCTCTTCGGCACCACCGGCCGCACCGACCTGCTCGGTGCACAGCATGCCCACCAGTTGGCCCAGCACCAGCACGCCTCCGCCCGGCGCCTCGCCGACCTGCTGCCGGACGGCACCCGGATCTGGCCCACCCACGGCTTCGGCAGCTTCTGCTCCGCCACCCAGGCCGACGCGACCGACTCGACCATCGGCCGCGAGCGGGAGGTGAACCCGGTGCTCCGGCTCAGCGCCGACCGGTTCGTCGAGGAGACGCTCGCCGGACTTGACGCATACCCCGCCTACTACGCCCACATGGGACCGGCGAACGCCGTCGGCCCGGCCCCGGTGGACCTCACCCCGGCCAACCGGGCGGACGCGGCCGAGCTGCGCCGCCGGATCACCGCCGGGCAGTGGCTGGTCGACCTGCGCAACCGCCGGGCGTACGCCGAATCGCACCTGGCCGGCACGGTCAGCCTGGGCCTCGACGGTCCGATGTCGACCTGGCTGGGTTGGCTCGCCGAGTGGGGGGCGCCGGTCACCCTGCTCGCCGAGACCCCGGAGCACATCGCCGAGGCACAGCGGGAACTCGTCCGGATCGGCATCGACCGGCCCGCCGCGGCGGCGGAGGGGCAACCGGACGACTGGGCGGTCGAATCCACCGACCTGCGAGAGCTGCCGGTGGCCGACTTCGCGGCCCTGGCCGCCGCCCGGTCGGATACCGACCGGCCCACCCACGAGACCGGCCCGCCCCCGCCCGACGTGCTCCTCGACGTGCGGCTGGGCAACGAATGGCGGGCCGGGCACCTCGCCGGAGCGGTGCACATTCCGTTGCCCGAGCTGCCCGGTCGACTGGCCGAACTGCCCGACGGCGTGGTCTGGGTGCACTGCGGGTCCGGCTACCGAGCCGCGATCGCCAGTTCCCTACTGGCCAATGCCGGCCGCCGGGTCGTGCTGATCGACGACCAGTTCGACAAGGCCGCGCCGGCCGGCATTCCGCTCGCCGCGGACGCCCCGGCCGAGGGCGGAACAGCATGA
- a CDS encoding metal-sensitive transcriptional regulator, protein MKMRPELTADALTRLKRARGQLNAVIEMMEDGRDCREALTQLAAVSKALDRAGYKIIAAGMRHCGTSRERGEQPEITEEELEKLFLALA, encoded by the coding sequence ATGAAGATGCGGCCGGAACTGACCGCTGACGCGCTGACCCGGCTGAAGCGGGCACGGGGGCAGTTGAACGCGGTGATCGAGATGATGGAGGACGGTAGGGACTGTCGGGAGGCGCTGACTCAGCTGGCCGCGGTGTCGAAGGCGCTCGACCGGGCCGGATACAAGATCATCGCCGCCGGCATGCGGCACTGCGGCACGTCACGGGAGCGTGGCGAACAGCCGGAGATAACCGAGGAAGAGCTGGAGAAGCTCTTCCTCGCGCTGGCCTGA
- a CDS encoding roadblock/LC7 domain-containing protein: MVTTEKLTQLLDDLVDRVPEAEHAVALSPDGLMLATSREVNLELAEQLASVIAGLQALALAASRHSAEGTDTPGPGTVRQIIIQMHRAFLFITATPGGAVIAVRFTGEADVAGIAYEVALFAGRADRHLPTFPVPAQPGGGPRN, translated from the coding sequence GTGGTCACGACGGAGAAGCTGACCCAACTGCTGGACGACCTGGTGGATCGGGTCCCAGAGGCGGAACACGCCGTAGCGCTCTCTCCCGACGGCCTGATGTTGGCGACCTCCCGGGAGGTCAACCTGGAGCTCGCCGAACAGCTCGCCAGCGTGATCGCCGGACTCCAGGCCCTGGCGCTGGCCGCCAGCCGGCACTCCGCCGAGGGCACCGACACGCCCGGCCCCGGCACCGTGCGCCAGATCATCATCCAGATGCACCGGGCATTTCTCTTCATCACCGCCACTCCCGGTGGCGCCGTCATCGCGGTGCGCTTCACCGGCGAGGCCGACGTGGCCGGGATCGCGTACGAGGTCGCCCTCTTCGCCGGTCGCGCGGACCGGCACCTGCCCACCTTCCCGGTGCCGGCCCAGCCCGGCGGCGGTCCGCGAAACTGA
- a CDS encoding AI-2E family transporter, whose translation MPDPQPVSPDLAAPASAGVPFAAADADVGGGERVRRIWDRLPWLLRWSVVYSGCLLIVAAGLYVLGLVAARLAPLTIAVAATLFIAALLDPVTVRLRRHGWPASLAALAAVLLFLVVVVGSVALAWWLTADQFTNLVSQLDEGTARLRDFLTSGTAPISADRLDALIEQAGSGLRRSAPDPVAGARTAAETVGAILLGLVLLFFLLKDGRSMWRWVLRRTSDRSRPVFVAAGRAGWQTLAAYTRGTVAIAAIDAAGIGLALVLLRVPLALPLTLITFLGAFVPIIGATVAGSVAVLVALAANGPTTALLTAAAVITVQQLEGNLLEPLIMKHQVRLHPVVVLVAVTAGTLTAGIPGAFVAVPLTAIVYQVVRTVADCRRATGLPEPP comes from the coding sequence GTGCCTGATCCGCAGCCGGTCTCACCCGACCTCGCCGCCCCGGCCAGCGCGGGTGTGCCGTTCGCGGCCGCCGACGCCGACGTGGGCGGCGGCGAGCGGGTCCGGCGGATCTGGGACCGGCTGCCCTGGCTGCTGCGCTGGTCGGTCGTCTACAGCGGTTGCCTGCTGATCGTCGCGGCCGGCCTCTACGTTCTCGGACTGGTCGCCGCCCGGCTGGCACCGTTGACCATCGCGGTGGCCGCCACGTTGTTCATCGCCGCCCTGCTGGACCCGGTGACCGTCCGGCTGCGGCGGCACGGCTGGCCGGCCAGTCTCGCCGCCCTCGCCGCGGTGCTGCTCTTCCTGGTCGTGGTGGTCGGCTCGGTGGCACTGGCCTGGTGGCTCACCGCCGACCAGTTCACCAACCTGGTGAGCCAGCTCGACGAGGGCACGGCCCGGCTCCGCGACTTCCTCACCTCCGGAACGGCGCCGATCAGCGCCGACCGGCTGGACGCGCTCATCGAACAGGCCGGGTCCGGACTGCGCCGCTCCGCACCGGATCCGGTCGCCGGCGCCCGCACCGCCGCCGAAACGGTCGGCGCCATCCTGCTCGGCCTGGTCCTGCTCTTCTTTCTCCTCAAGGACGGCCGATCGATGTGGCGCTGGGTGCTACGCCGGACCTCGGACCGGTCCCGGCCGGTCTTCGTGGCCGCCGGCCGGGCCGGCTGGCAGACGCTGGCCGCCTACACCCGGGGGACGGTGGCCATCGCGGCCATCGACGCCGCCGGCATCGGGCTGGCTCTGGTGCTGCTGCGGGTCCCGCTGGCCCTACCGCTGACCCTGATCACCTTCCTCGGCGCGTTCGTCCCGATCATCGGAGCGACGGTGGCCGGCAGCGTCGCCGTCCTGGTCGCACTCGCCGCGAACGGTCCCACCACCGCACTGCTGACCGCCGCCGCGGTGATCACCGTCCAGCAGCTGGAGGGAAACCTGCTGGAGCCCCTGATCATGAAACACCAGGTCCGGCTGCACCCGGTTGTCGTGCTGGTGGCGGTGACGGCGGGCACCCTCACCGCCGGCATCCCCGGCGCCTTCGTGGCGGTACCGCTCACCGCGATCGTCTACCAGGTGGTCAGGACGGTGGCGGACTGCCGTCGGGCCACCGGCCTGCCGGAGCCGCCCTGA
- a CDS encoding NAD(P)-binding domain-containing protein: protein MRIGVIGAGQVGAALARLFVEAGHQVGIANSRGPETLRWLVDELGELLHPVAAQEAAGYGDLVVVAVPVGRYDELPTGGVPGRTVIDTGNYYPQRDGHLPALDADRTTSSELLQARLPDARVVKAFNAIRAHHLVEYGRQSSAMWRYGIPVSGDDPTAKRRVFDLVEQVGFEPVDAGGLADGGRRHQPGSPVYGVDLPGDELAARLARPVRAAPAGRWPDGSPPPS, encoded by the coding sequence ATGCGGATCGGCGTCATCGGCGCGGGCCAGGTCGGCGCGGCGCTGGCCCGGCTCTTCGTGGAAGCCGGCCATCAGGTGGGGATCGCCAACTCACGCGGGCCGGAAACACTGCGCTGGTTGGTCGACGAGCTGGGAGAGCTGCTGCACCCGGTGGCCGCCCAGGAGGCCGCCGGCTACGGCGACCTGGTGGTGGTGGCGGTGCCGGTCGGCCGGTACGACGAGCTGCCCACCGGCGGTGTGCCGGGCCGGACCGTCATCGACACCGGGAACTACTACCCGCAACGGGACGGCCACCTTCCGGCGTTGGACGCGGATCGGACCACCTCCAGCGAGCTGCTCCAGGCCCGGTTGCCCGACGCCCGGGTGGTCAAGGCGTTCAACGCCATCCGCGCCCACCACCTGGTCGAGTACGGTCGCCAGTCGTCGGCGATGTGGCGGTACGGGATTCCGGTCTCCGGCGACGACCCGACTGCGAAACGCCGGGTCTTCGACCTGGTCGAGCAGGTCGGCTTCGAACCGGTCGACGCGGGTGGGCTGGCCGACGGCGGTCGGCGGCACCAGCCGGGCTCCCCGGTCTACGGCGTGGACCTGCCCGGGGACGAACTGGCCGCCCGGCTGGCCCGGCCGGTCAGGGCGGCTCCGGCAGGCCGGTGGCCCGACGGCAGTCCGCCACCGTCCTGA
- a CDS encoding hydrolase, whose protein sequence is MEVTVTGTTVPVGPDQLDADVRSPEPAVGTVLFAHGSGSSRRSPRNLAVAQVLNGRGLATVLVDLLTEEEARQDSRDGRLRFDIGLLADRLTGVLDWLVTAAGPTVPGPIGLFGASTGAAAALVTAAARPMTVPAVVSRGGRPDLAGAALTGVRAATLLLVGGDDEQVRQLNQAAMPMLSGPVELRTIPGAGHLFEEPGTLGQVADAAAGWFVERLPARA, encoded by the coding sequence ATGGAAGTGACGGTGACCGGGACGACCGTGCCGGTCGGACCGGACCAGCTCGACGCCGACGTGCGGAGCCCGGAGCCGGCGGTCGGGACGGTGCTCTTCGCGCACGGCAGTGGCAGTTCCCGACGTAGCCCACGCAACCTGGCCGTGGCGCAGGTGTTGAACGGGCGCGGCCTGGCGACCGTCCTGGTGGACCTGTTGACCGAGGAAGAGGCCCGGCAGGACAGCCGGGACGGCCGGCTGCGGTTCGACATCGGGCTGCTCGCCGACCGGTTGACCGGCGTGCTCGACTGGCTGGTGACCGCCGCCGGGCCGACCGTCCCCGGCCCGATCGGGCTCTTCGGCGCCAGCACCGGAGCGGCCGCGGCACTGGTCACCGCGGCGGCCCGGCCGATGACGGTGCCGGCGGTGGTGTCCCGCGGCGGTCGGCCGGATCTGGCGGGTGCGGCCCTGACCGGCGTACGGGCCGCGACCCTGCTGCTGGTCGGCGGGGACGACGAGCAGGTCCGGCAGCTCAACCAGGCGGCGATGCCGATGCTGTCCGGTCCGGTCGAACTGCGCACGATTCCCGGCGCCGGTCATCTGTTCGAGGAGCCGGGCACCCTCGGACAGGTCGCCGACGCCGCCGCCGGCTGGTTCGTCGAACGGCTGCCGGCCAGGGCCTGA
- a CDS encoding glycoside hydrolase family 65 protein: MIRERAYPVEPWHVRETRLDPEILAQSESVFALSNGHIGLRGNLDEGEPHGLPGTYLNSFYELRPLPHAEAGYGFPESGQTIVNVTNGKLVRLLVDDEPFDVRYGELLGHERVLDLRAGTLRREVHWRSPAGKEIRLASTRLVSFTQRAVAAICFEVEPVDEAVRLIVQSELVANEELPPQSKDPRVAAVLESPLQAEEHTAQGTGALLIHRTKTSGLRMAAAMGHDIDGPERTGISSEAYPDWARTTVTTVLKPGERLRVVKLLTYGWSSRRSRPALRDQVAAALAGARFSGWEGLVAEQREYLDTFWDASDVRLDGDPEVQQAVRFGLYHVLQAGARAEVRPIAAKGLTGPGYDGHVFWDTETFVLPVLTYTLPSAVASALRWRHSTLDLAHERAKTLDLGGAAFPWRTIRGQECSGYWPAGTAAFHIAADIADAVRRYVQATGDLDFEREVGLRLLVETARLWRSLGHHDRHGRFHLDGVTGPDEYTSVKNDNVYTNLMAQRNLIAAAEAVTRHGDEAWRLGVDDEETAAWRDAAAAMHIPYDEELGVHPQVEGFTRYQEWDFESTPPERYPLLLNYPYFDLYRKQVVKQADLVLAMHWRGDAFTAEQKARNFAYYERRTVRDSSLSACTQAVIAAEVGHLELAHDYLGEAALMDLHDINRNTRDGVHVASLAGAWIALVAGLGGLRDHDAVLSFAPRLPSRINRLEFALMWHGLRLRVDVRRDESTYTLRNGGAESSIEIRHHGEVAVVTAAEPVTLANPPCPPVGPAPEQPRGRAPAQRFADRP, translated from the coding sequence ATGATCCGGGAACGGGCCTACCCCGTCGAGCCGTGGCACGTCCGGGAGACCCGGCTCGACCCGGAGATTCTGGCCCAGTCGGAGTCGGTCTTCGCGCTCTCCAACGGCCATATCGGACTGCGCGGCAACCTCGACGAGGGTGAGCCGCACGGCCTGCCGGGGACCTACCTGAACTCGTTCTACGAGCTGCGCCCGCTGCCGCACGCGGAGGCCGGCTACGGCTTCCCGGAATCCGGCCAGACCATCGTCAACGTGACGAACGGCAAGCTGGTCCGGCTGCTCGTCGACGACGAGCCGTTCGACGTCCGGTACGGCGAACTCCTCGGCCACGAGCGGGTGCTCGACCTGCGGGCCGGCACCCTGCGCCGCGAGGTGCACTGGCGGTCGCCGGCCGGCAAGGAGATCCGGCTGGCCAGCACCCGGCTGGTCTCCTTCACCCAGCGGGCGGTCGCGGCGATCTGCTTCGAGGTCGAGCCGGTCGACGAGGCCGTCCGGCTGATCGTCCAGTCGGAGCTGGTCGCCAACGAGGAACTGCCGCCGCAGAGCAAGGACCCCCGGGTCGCCGCCGTGCTGGAATCGCCGCTGCAGGCCGAGGAGCACACCGCGCAGGGGACCGGCGCGCTGCTGATCCACCGGACCAAGACCAGCGGACTGCGGATGGCCGCCGCGATGGGGCACGACATCGACGGGCCGGAGCGGACCGGGATCAGCAGCGAGGCGTACCCGGACTGGGCCCGGACCACCGTCACCACCGTGCTGAAGCCGGGGGAGCGGCTGCGGGTGGTGAAGCTGCTGACGTACGGCTGGTCCAGTCGCCGGTCCCGGCCGGCGCTGCGCGACCAGGTCGCGGCGGCGCTGGCCGGCGCCCGCTTCTCCGGCTGGGAAGGGCTCGTCGCCGAGCAGCGGGAATACCTCGACACCTTCTGGGACGCCTCCGACGTGCGGCTGGACGGCGACCCCGAGGTGCAGCAGGCGGTCCGGTTCGGGCTGTACCACGTGCTGCAGGCCGGCGCCCGGGCCGAGGTCCGGCCGATCGCGGCGAAGGGCCTGACCGGCCCCGGCTACGACGGGCACGTCTTCTGGGACACCGAGACGTTCGTGCTTCCGGTGCTCACCTACACCCTGCCCTCGGCGGTCGCCTCGGCGCTGCGCTGGCGGCATTCGACCCTGGATCTCGCGCACGAGCGGGCCAAGACCCTCGACCTGGGCGGCGCCGCCTTCCCCTGGCGGACGATCCGCGGCCAGGAATGCTCGGGCTACTGGCCGGCCGGCACCGCCGCGTTCCACATCGCCGCCGACATCGCCGACGCGGTGCGCCGGTACGTGCAGGCCACCGGCGACCTGGACTTCGAACGGGAGGTCGGGCTGCGGCTGCTGGTCGAGACCGCCCGGCTGTGGCGGTCGCTCGGCCACCACGACCGGCACGGCCGGTTCCACCTGGACGGGGTGACCGGACCGGACGAGTACACCTCGGTCAAGAACGACAACGTCTACACCAACCTGATGGCGCAGCGGAACCTGATCGCGGCGGCCGAGGCGGTAACCCGGCACGGCGACGAGGCCTGGCGGTTGGGGGTGGACGACGAGGAGACCGCGGCCTGGCGGGACGCCGCCGCGGCGATGCACATCCCGTACGACGAGGAACTGGGCGTACACCCGCAGGTGGAGGGGTTCACCCGCTACCAGGAGTGGGACTTCGAGAGCACCCCGCCGGAGCGGTATCCGCTGCTGCTCAACTACCCGTACTTCGACCTGTACCGCAAGCAGGTGGTCAAGCAGGCCGACCTGGTGCTGGCGATGCACTGGCGGGGGGACGCCTTCACCGCCGAGCAGAAGGCCCGCAACTTCGCCTACTACGAGCGCCGCACCGTGCGCGACTCGTCACTGTCGGCGTGCACCCAGGCGGTCATCGCCGCCGAGGTCGGTCACCTGGAGCTCGCCCACGACTACCTGGGCGAGGCGGCGTTGATGGACCTGCACGACATCAACCGCAACACCCGCGACGGGGTGCACGTCGCGTCGCTGGCCGGCGCGTGGATCGCGCTGGTCGCCGGGCTCGGTGGACTGCGTGACCATGACGCGGTGCTCTCGTTCGCGCCCCGGCTGCCCAGCCGGATCAACCGGCTGGAGTTCGCGCTGATGTGGCACGGCCTGCGGCTGCGGGTGGACGTACGCCGCGACGAGAGCACCTACACGCTGCGCAACGGTGGCGCGGAGTCGTCGATCGAGATCCGCCACCACGGCGAGGTGGCGGTGGTCACCGCGGCCGAGCCGGTGACGCTGGCCAACCCGCCCTGCCCGCCGGTGGGACCGGCGCCGGAGCAGCCGCGCGGCCGGGCGCCGGCCCAACGCTTCGCCGACCGGCCCTGA
- a CDS encoding beta-phosphoglucomutase family hydrolase, which yields MLGLPNDVTACLFDLDGVLTQTARVHNAAWADTFNAFLRRYAERTGEPFRPYDPGDDYNRYVDGRPRADGVRTFLASRAIELPEGNHDDQPEVDTVNGLGNRKNVELLHRIHTDGVLPYPGSVRYLHETVRLGLRRAVVSASANCREVVTAAGLADLLEVRVDGVVARAEGLRGKPHPDTFLAAAARLGVPPERCAVFEDALAGVEAGRAGRFGYVVGVDRVGQADQLRTHGADIVVTDLAELLAEEPT from the coding sequence GTGCTGGGCCTACCCAACGACGTGACCGCCTGCCTGTTCGACCTCGACGGCGTGCTGACCCAGACCGCCCGGGTGCACAACGCCGCCTGGGCGGACACCTTCAACGCCTTCCTCCGCCGGTACGCCGAGCGCACCGGCGAGCCGTTCCGCCCGTACGACCCGGGGGACGACTACAACCGCTACGTCGACGGCCGGCCGCGCGCCGACGGGGTCCGCACCTTCCTCGCCTCCCGGGCTATCGAGTTGCCCGAGGGCAATCACGACGACCAGCCCGAGGTCGACACCGTCAACGGCCTCGGCAACCGCAAGAACGTCGAACTGCTGCACCGGATCCACACCGACGGGGTGCTGCCCTACCCGGGGTCGGTGCGCTACCTGCACGAGACGGTCCGGCTGGGGCTGCGCCGGGCGGTCGTCTCGGCCAGCGCCAACTGCCGCGAGGTGGTCACCGCCGCTGGCCTGGCCGACCTGCTGGAGGTACGGGTGGACGGGGTGGTCGCCCGGGCCGAAGGGCTGCGGGGCAAACCGCACCCGGACACCTTCCTGGCCGCCGCGGCGCGGCTCGGCGTACCGCCCGAGCGGTGCGCCGTGTTCGAGGACGCGCTGGCCGGTGTCGAGGCCGGCCGGGCCGGCCGGTTCGGCTACGTGGTCGGCGTCGACCGGGTCGGCCAGGCCGACCAGCTGCGGACCCATGGCGCCGACATCGTGGTCACCGACCTTGCCGAGCTGCTTGCCGAGGAGCCGACATGA
- a CDS encoding DUF4442 domain-containing protein — MAIDSQQVAAGLLQAVPFARTLGLVVSEVAPDGAGGVRAEVRLPDSPASHNHVGGPHAGALFTLGETASGAVVLAAFGELLDRAVPLAVRADIAYHRLATGEARAVARLGRPAAEVRAELDAGDRPEFPVLVEIGPADGEPTATMTVVWTLRPHRN; from the coding sequence ATGGCAATCGACTCGCAACAGGTCGCCGCCGGCCTGCTCCAAGCCGTGCCCTTCGCCCGTACCCTCGGGTTGGTCGTTTCCGAGGTGGCGCCGGACGGAGCCGGCGGAGTCCGGGCGGAGGTCCGGCTGCCCGACTCGCCGGCCAGCCACAACCACGTCGGCGGCCCGCACGCCGGGGCGCTGTTCACGCTCGGCGAGACCGCCTCCGGCGCGGTGGTGCTGGCCGCCTTCGGCGAGCTGCTGGACCGGGCGGTGCCGCTGGCGGTCCGCGCGGACATCGCCTACCACCGGCTCGCGACGGGCGAGGCGCGAGCCGTCGCCCGGTTGGGCCGGCCGGCCGCCGAGGTACGCGCCGAACTCGACGCCGGCGACCGGCCCGAGTTCCCGGTGCTGGTGGAGATCGGCCCCGCCGACGGCGAACCGACCGCCACGATGACGGTCGTCTGGACCCTGCGCCCCCACCGGAACTGA
- a CDS encoding ABC transporter ATP-binding protein has product MTTVALKDVTKVFPDGTVAVDKINLDVNDGEFMVLLGPSGCGKSTVLRMVAGLEDPSSGAVLLDGELANDIPPRDRRIAMVFQDFALYPHMTVGDNIAFPLRLSGVEPVPRTERVADVASALGIGDVLGRKPSQLSGGQRQRVAMGRAIVRRPGLFLMDEPLSNLDSGLRAELRAEISALVRELGVSTIYVTHDQAEALTMADRVAIMRKGVLQDVGTPTQVYGRPATLYVAAFLGSPRMNLLEATVYVHLDRYIALNFGNQSLYLPWNDIRARAVAHYHGERIVVGMRAEALTPVAPDTPGDVLQGRIRYLEHHGHESLAYLDIGATAIIVDDLGGTVAEQGTGSGRRMRRLGQVMQRLAGRAPESAPGAEHAERNGRSSSVLSDPGRHHRRPAELAVRLAPYPAVTSGHPMAISVRMDALHFFDERGDRIDVGWR; this is encoded by the coding sequence GTGACCACCGTCGCACTCAAGGACGTCACCAAGGTTTTTCCTGACGGCACGGTGGCGGTGGACAAGATCAACCTCGACGTCAACGACGGCGAGTTCATGGTGCTGCTCGGCCCATCGGGCTGTGGCAAGTCCACCGTCCTGCGGATGGTCGCGGGATTGGAGGATCCGAGCAGCGGTGCCGTGCTGCTCGACGGTGAGTTGGCCAACGACATTCCGCCGCGGGACCGGCGGATCGCCATGGTCTTCCAGGACTTCGCGCTGTATCCGCACATGACGGTCGGTGACAACATCGCGTTCCCGCTGCGGCTGTCGGGGGTCGAGCCGGTGCCGCGTACCGAGCGGGTGGCCGACGTGGCGAGCGCGCTCGGCATCGGTGACGTGCTCGGCCGCAAACCGAGTCAGCTCTCCGGCGGCCAGCGGCAGCGGGTGGCGATGGGGCGCGCGATCGTCCGGCGACCCGGCCTGTTCCTGATGGATGAGCCGCTGTCCAACCTGGACAGTGGACTCCGGGCCGAGCTGCGGGCGGAGATCTCCGCGCTGGTGCGGGAGTTGGGCGTGAGCACCATCTACGTCACCCACGACCAGGCCGAGGCGCTCACCATGGCGGACCGGGTGGCGATCATGCGCAAGGGGGTGCTGCAGGACGTCGGCACCCCGACCCAGGTCTACGGCCGGCCGGCGACGCTCTACGTCGCGGCCTTTCTCGGCAGCCCCCGGATGAACCTGCTGGAGGCGACGGTCTACGTCCACCTGGACCGCTACATCGCGCTCAACTTCGGCAACCAGTCGCTCTACCTGCCCTGGAACGACATCCGGGCCCGGGCGGTGGCGCACTACCACGGCGAGCGGATCGTGGTCGGGATGCGGGCCGAGGCGCTCACCCCGGTCGCGCCGGACACCCCGGGGGACGTGCTGCAGGGCCGGATCCGCTACTTGGAGCACCACGGCCACGAGTCGCTGGCGTACCTCGACATCGGCGCCACCGCCATCATCGTGGACGACCTGGGCGGCACCGTCGCGGAGCAGGGCACCGGGTCGGGACGGCGGATGCGCCGGCTCGGCCAGGTGATGCAGCGGCTCGCCGGGCGGGCTCCCGAGTCCGCCCCCGGCGCCGAGCACGCCGAGCGCAACGGCCGGTCGAGCAGCGTGCTGAGCGACCCGGGCCGGCACCACCGGCGCCCGGCGGAGCTGGCGGTACGACTCGCGCCGTACCCGGCCGTCACCTCGGGGCACCCGATGGCCATCTCGGTCCGGATGGACGCGCTGCACTTCTTCGACGAGCGCGGCGACCGGATCGACGTCGGCTGGCGCTGA